From the genome of Muricauda sp. SCSIO 64092, one region includes:
- a CDS encoding DUF3332 domain-containing protein — MKKPVIAVMLSLTLLCSSCLGSYQAFNNLRDWNDGLTDSKFLDNLIFWGLNIVPVYGLFFIGDTLIFNVIEFWSGSNPIAMKEGDVETQLVEHEGNTIEMVGTKNRIQLTVLEGPKKGSKLELFYKPDEKSWNAIRPNGEIIKLSSMEEGFYIVYLPNGKEVRINPLDSREENLALLEENKSCYYMEGMLATIE; from the coding sequence ATGAAAAAACCTGTAATTGCCGTAATGCTTTCATTGACCCTGTTATGTTCAAGTTGCCTTGGATCTTATCAAGCCTTTAATAACCTTAGGGATTGGAACGATGGTTTGACCGATAGTAAGTTCCTGGATAACCTCATATTTTGGGGACTGAACATCGTGCCCGTATATGGATTGTTTTTTATAGGGGATACCCTTATTTTCAACGTCATTGAGTTTTGGTCGGGGTCTAACCCTATTGCCATGAAAGAGGGTGATGTGGAAACACAACTTGTGGAACATGAAGGAAATACCATTGAGATGGTAGGAACAAAAAACCGGATCCAACTAACGGTTTTGGAAGGCCCCAAAAAGGGAAGCAAATTGGAACTATTCTATAAACCGGATGAAAAGTCGTGGAACGCCATTCGGCCCAATGGTGAGATCATTAAACTTTCCTCCATGGAAGAGGGCTTTTATATTGTTTACTTACCAAATGGGAAAGAGGTCCGAATAAACCCACTGGATTCCAGAGAAGAGAATTTGGCACTCCTGGAAGAAAACAAAAGTTGCTACTATATGGAAGGGATGCTTGCCACCATAGAATAA
- the ahcY gene encoding adenosylhomocysteinase produces the protein MSTKTVAYVPFKVKDISLADWGRKEIELAEAEMPGLMALREEYKDEQPLKGARIAGCLHMTIQTAVLIETLVELGADVTWSSCNIFSTQDHAAAAIAAAGIPVYAWKGMNEEEFDWCIEQTLFFGEERQPLNMILDDGGDLTNMVLDKYPELTSAIKGLSEETTTGVHRLYDRVKNGTLPMPAINVNDSVTKSKFDNKYGCKESAVDAIRRATDTMLAGKRVVVAGYGDVGKGTAASFRGAGAIVTVTEIDPICALQACMDGYEVKKLESVVQNADVVITATGNKDIIREEHFRALKDKAIVCNIGHFDNEIDMAWLNGDYGHTKDEIKPQVDKYTVDGKDIVILAEGRLVNLGCATGHPSFVMSNSFTNQTLAQIELWNNSENYNNEVYMLPKHLDEKVAKLHLARLGAELTELKKDQAEYIGVTVEGPYKPEYYRY, from the coding sequence ATGAGCACCAAAACTGTAGCATATGTTCCTTTTAAAGTGAAAGACATTTCATTGGCAGATTGGGGAAGAAAGGAAATAGAACTGGCCGAGGCAGAAATGCCAGGATTGATGGCCTTACGTGAAGAGTACAAGGACGAGCAACCTTTAAAAGGGGCCCGTATAGCGGGATGTCTCCATATGACCATCCAGACCGCCGTACTCATAGAAACCCTTGTGGAACTTGGTGCTGATGTTACCTGGAGTTCCTGCAATATTTTCTCTACCCAGGATCATGCCGCCGCCGCCATTGCCGCTGCCGGGATACCTGTTTATGCCTGGAAAGGTATGAACGAAGAGGAATTTGACTGGTGTATAGAACAGACTTTGTTCTTTGGGGAAGAAAGACAGCCATTAAATATGATTTTGGACGATGGTGGGGATTTGACCAATATGGTATTGGACAAATATCCTGAATTGACCAGCGCGATCAAAGGACTGTCCGAAGAAACCACCACTGGCGTGCACCGTTTGTACGATCGTGTGAAAAATGGAACACTGCCCATGCCCGCAATCAATGTAAACGACTCGGTGACCAAATCCAAGTTTGACAACAAATACGGTTGTAAGGAGAGTGCGGTTGATGCCATCCGTAGGGCTACGGATACCATGTTGGCCGGAAAGCGGGTGGTTGTTGCAGGGTATGGTGATGTTGGAAAAGGAACCGCTGCTTCTTTTAGAGGTGCAGGGGCCATCGTTACCGTAACCGAAATTGATCCCATCTGTGCTTTGCAGGCCTGTATGGATGGTTATGAAGTGAAAAAGCTGGAAAGTGTTGTGCAAAATGCGGATGTGGTCATTACCGCAACAGGAAACAAGGACATTATCCGGGAAGAACATTTCCGGGCGTTAAAGGACAAGGCCATTGTATGTAATATTGGGCATTTTGACAATGAAATTGATATGGCCTGGCTAAATGGGGACTATGGACATACCAAAGATGAAATCAAGCCCCAGGTAGATAAGTATACTGTTGATGGTAAGGACATTGTGATTTTGGCTGAAGGTCGATTGGTAAACCTTGGTTGCGCTACAGGCCACCCAAGTTTTGTGATGAGCAATTCATTTACCAACCAAACCTTGGCACAAATCGAATTGTGGAACAACAGTGAAAACTACAACAACGAGGTGTATATGCTCCCTAAGCATTTGGATGAAAAAGTCGCAAAATTGCATTTGGCCAGATTGGGTGCCGAACTCACAGAATTGAAGAAAGATCAAGCCGAGTATATTGGGGTAACCGTGGAAGGCCCTTATAAACCGGAGTATTATAGATATTGA
- a CDS encoding 4'-phosphopantetheinyl transferase family protein has protein sequence MPLHKTITVSEHIKSFIWKVTEKENELATGIELSQRCQDRLRDMKSEMHRRAFLSIRHLLGLAGYEGKHLFYNEFGKPFLMDGTHISISHSHNFTGIIVSTSNKVGIDIEKQREKILRIAHKFTPLHEYRTVANAEALILKLTQVWCAKEALYKIYAQPGLSFLNHIMVNDFKLGDLGTTAEIHYQGRKSSYQITFDEFEGFSYAYALDGN, from the coding sequence GTGCCACTTCACAAAACCATAACAGTTTCAGAGCATATAAAATCCTTTATTTGGAAGGTAACCGAAAAGGAAAATGAACTGGCCACCGGTATAGAACTCAGCCAACGTTGCCAGGATCGATTAAGGGATATGAAGTCGGAAATGCACCGCAGGGCATTTTTAAGCATACGGCATTTATTGGGTTTGGCGGGATATGAGGGGAAGCACTTGTTTTATAATGAATTTGGGAAGCCCTTCTTGATGGATGGCACCCATATCTCCATATCGCATTCCCATAACTTTACGGGAATCATTGTAAGTACCTCCAATAAAGTTGGGATAGATATTGAAAAGCAGCGGGAAAAAATTCTGAGGATAGCCCATAAGTTTACACCCTTGCATGAATATAGAACCGTAGCCAATGCCGAGGCATTGATCCTTAAACTGACCCAGGTTTGGTGTGCCAAGGAAGCCCTTTATAAAATTTATGCACAGCCAGGGCTCAGTTTCTTAAATCATATCATGGTAAACGATTTTAAACTAGGGGATTTAGGGACTACGGCGGAGATCCACTATCAGGGAAGGAAATCCAGCTATCAAATCACCTTTGATGAATTTGAAGGGTTTTCCTATGCTTATGCCCTGGATGGCAATTAA
- a CDS encoding thiamine-binding protein: protein MKISVELTLTPLQDDFEPPIINFITKLRNSGLRVLENPLSTQVYGPYDAVMAIVAQEIKVAFENTDKVLLYMKIVKSDRSDYEPHF, encoded by the coding sequence ATGAAAATCTCCGTAGAGCTTACCCTGACCCCATTACAGGATGATTTTGAACCCCCCATCATCAATTTCATTACAAAACTTCGGAACTCTGGATTAAGGGTTTTGGAAAATCCTTTGAGCACACAGGTTTACGGTCCTTATGATGCTGTAATGGCAATAGTTGCCCAAGAGATTAAAGTGGCTTTTGAAAATACGGATAAGGTGCTGTTATATATGAAAATCGTAAAGTCCGATCGAAGCGATTATGAGCCCCATTTTTGA
- the pnuC gene encoding nicotinamide riboside transporter PnuC, which produces MSPIFDFFLDAYRGKETYIVILEAIVFVSGILSVWFAKHENIWVYPTGLLATVITVYLFLKDGLLGDMMMNFYWSAMSIYGWWNWSRKKGNRTIVKISRTTAREKWIGLGLFLATMGFNYLVYRLFGYEILTSNYIDIFTSGLFFTAMWYMALKKLENWTLWIIADVITVPLYAYRGWGMLSFQYLIFTVLAIQAYAAWKRSLSNSPQTLLR; this is translated from the coding sequence ATGAGCCCCATTTTTGATTTTTTTCTTGATGCCTATCGCGGGAAGGAAACCTATATTGTTATTCTGGAAGCGATTGTTTTTGTATCAGGGATACTCAGCGTTTGGTTTGCGAAGCATGAAAACATTTGGGTGTATCCAACAGGGCTTTTGGCAACGGTGATTACGGTGTATTTATTCCTAAAGGATGGACTCTTGGGAGATATGATGATGAATTTTTATTGGTCCGCCATGAGCATCTACGGGTGGTGGAACTGGTCAAGAAAAAAGGGGAACAGGACAATTGTCAAGATTTCAAGAACCACTGCCAGGGAAAAATGGATTGGATTGGGATTGTTCTTGGCAACCATGGGCTTTAATTATTTGGTTTATCGTCTCTTCGGTTATGAAATTTTGACTTCCAATTACATCGATATTTTTACGTCGGGACTGTTCTTTACGGCAATGTGGTATATGGCACTGAAGAAGTTGGAAAACTGGACCCTTTGGATTATCGCGGATGTTATTACCGTTCCACTTTATGCCTATAGGGGGTGGGGAATGTTGTCCTTTCAATATCTTATTTTTACGGTTTTGGCAATACAAGCATATGCTGCATGGAAGAGAAGCTTAAGCAACAGCCCTCAGACCTTATTAAGATAG
- a CDS encoding AAA family ATPase, translating into MEEKLKQQPSDLIKIVLFGPESTGKTTLAKQLAKHYHTHWVPEYAREYLQKKWYDEGKICELEDLLPIAKGQMALENQLAKRANKILICDTDLLVTKVYSEAYFDDFCDPLLEKYALQNTYDLYFLTGIDVPWVPDDLRDRPNERVKMLNLFKTALEKYQRTFVILEGNQEKRLDTAITETDKLMNND; encoded by the coding sequence ATGGAAGAGAAGCTTAAGCAACAGCCCTCAGACCTTATTAAGATAGTCCTGTTTGGACCTGAATCGACCGGAAAAACTACTTTGGCAAAACAATTGGCCAAACATTACCATACCCATTGGGTCCCGGAATATGCCCGGGAATACCTTCAAAAAAAATGGTATGATGAGGGAAAGATTTGCGAACTGGAAGATCTTTTGCCCATAGCTAAGGGACAAATGGCCCTGGAGAACCAATTGGCCAAACGAGCCAATAAGATTCTTATATGCGATACGGACCTATTGGTGACCAAGGTATATTCCGAAGCCTATTTTGATGATTTTTGTGATCCGCTCCTGGAGAAATATGCCCTTCAAAATACCTATGACCTTTATTTTTTGACTGGCATTGATGTACCATGGGTGCCAGATGACCTTAGGGATAGACCAAATGAGCGGGTGAAGATGCTTAACCTTTTCAAAACAGCTTTGGAGAAATATCAACGTACTTTTGTTATTTTAGAAGGTAATCAAGAAAAACGATTGGATACGGCCATTACCGAAACTGACAAACTGATGAACAATGATTGA
- a CDS encoding DUF4301 family protein, with product MIDFTQKDEAQLNEKGIAKERVFQQIETFKEGIPFVTLEKAAIIKGGIVKVENEGELVSYYEDTIEDKTILKFVPASGAASRMFKAMFNFVDAFDPSKETLATYFDRTGDKAVQQFVEGMDKFPFHDELLQKIEGQYANEDEKVHLFVKTMLAEDGLNFGFYPKGLLPFHVCKRGAATPFKEHLKEAAWYAKTNGKANLHFTISPQHEEMFKKEEGISVPRISQKTDTEFKVSYSFQKPSTDTVAVNMDNTPFRDTDGSLLFRPGGHGALIENLNEQDADVIFIKNIDNVVIDKNLEAVGNSKKMLGGLLLKLQSATFAYARELDNDPDTEKINEIATFAADQLNVVLPDGFQNMDDDEKQAVLKKYINRPIRICGMVKNEGEPGGGPFFIKDGQGNISLQIIESAQVDMSDSAQVSILKNSTHFNPVDLVCGIKNYKGEKYDLIQFVDHKQGFITDKTKDGKDLKAMELPGLWNGAMAFWNTIFVEVPLVTFNPVKTVNDLLKPSHQA from the coding sequence ATGATTGACTTTACACAAAAAGACGAAGCACAACTCAACGAAAAGGGGATTGCCAAGGAAAGGGTATTCCAACAGATTGAAACCTTTAAAGAGGGCATTCCGTTTGTAACCCTTGAAAAGGCCGCCATAATTAAGGGAGGCATTGTAAAGGTTGAAAATGAGGGAGAATTGGTTTCGTACTATGAAGACACTATTGAGGACAAGACAATCTTAAAGTTTGTTCCAGCTTCAGGTGCCGCCTCCCGTATGTTCAAGGCCATGTTCAATTTTGTGGATGCCTTTGACCCATCAAAGGAGACATTGGCAACCTATTTTGACCGTACTGGGGATAAGGCCGTACAGCAATTTGTTGAAGGCATGGATAAATTTCCTTTTCATGATGAATTGCTACAAAAAATTGAAGGGCAATATGCCAATGAAGATGAGAAAGTCCACCTTTTTGTCAAAACCATGTTGGCAGAAGACGGTCTCAATTTTGGTTTTTATCCCAAAGGTTTGCTGCCCTTTCATGTGTGCAAGCGGGGCGCTGCCACACCTTTTAAAGAACATTTAAAGGAAGCGGCGTGGTATGCCAAAACCAATGGAAAGGCCAATTTGCACTTTACCATTTCGCCGCAGCATGAGGAAATGTTCAAAAAGGAAGAAGGTATTTCCGTACCAAGAATTTCGCAAAAGACCGATACGGAATTCAAGGTATCCTATTCCTTTCAAAAACCATCAACGGATACGGTGGCCGTCAATATGGACAATACCCCTTTTCGCGATACCGATGGAAGCCTATTGTTCCGACCTGGAGGTCACGGCGCTTTGATTGAAAACCTCAACGAACAGGATGCCGATGTTATTTTTATCAAGAACATCGATAATGTGGTCATTGACAAAAATTTGGAAGCGGTGGGCAACAGTAAAAAAATGCTTGGGGGGCTATTGTTAAAACTTCAAAGCGCAACATTTGCCTATGCCCGGGAATTGGATAACGACCCAGATACCGAAAAAATCAATGAGATAGCAACATTCGCCGCCGACCAATTGAACGTGGTACTCCCTGATGGCTTCCAAAATATGGACGATGATGAAAAACAAGCTGTCCTAAAGAAATATATCAACCGCCCTATCCGTATTTGTGGGATGGTAAAAAATGAGGGGGAACCTGGTGGAGGGCCTTTTTTCATAAAGGATGGCCAAGGAAATATTTCGCTTCAAATAATAGAATCGGCACAGGTGGATATGTCGGATTCAGCGCAGGTATCCATCCTTAAAAATTCAACACATTTTAACCCCGTGGATTTGGTTTGCGGTATTAAGAACTATAAAGGGGAAAAATACGATCTTATACAGTTTGTGGACCACAAACAAGGTTTTATAACCGATAAAACCAAAGATGGTAAAGATTTAAAGGCAATGGAACTTCCAGGACTTTGGAATGGTGCCATGGCCTTTTGGAACACTATTTTTGTTGAGGTTCCCTTGGTCACCTTTAACCCCGTAAAAACGGTAAACGATCTTTTGAAGCCTTCCCACCAGGCTTAA
- a CDS encoding sigma-54-dependent transcriptional regulator → MPKILIIEDDTAFCQMLHTFLTKHGFDISSTSTISEAEKELRLTFFDVILSDVRLPEGNGIALLSKIKKQFPGTQVILMTGYAEVKTAVEAMKKGAFDYISKPFTPESMLLAITNALGKESQGKTLPPKKETAMAQPSGKGNYDAVFGSSEASKKWKQYMDLVAPTDMSVLITGESGTGKEVTAKAIHRGSRRKRENFVAVDCGAIPKEIATSEFFGHVKGSFTGAVADKAGHFETANGGTLFLDEIGNLSYENQVLLLRALQERKIKRVGSSQEILIDVRIITATNESLLDRVAEGSFREDLYHRLNEFSIEIPSLKDRAEDLVLFVNYFLDRANEELDKKVTCFSEDVMQMFHRYAWPGNLRELKNVIKRAVLFTKGDTIELSAIANTLHERTGLDYESKFSKSSYEREKILSALKQTNFNKSKAAKLLQMTRKTLYNKIDKYQLEV, encoded by the coding sequence ATGCCCAAAATCTTAATTATTGAGGACGATACCGCTTTCTGTCAAATGCTACATACGTTTTTGACCAAGCATGGCTTTGACATTTCATCAACAAGCACAATAAGTGAGGCGGAGAAAGAGTTGCGACTTACTTTTTTTGATGTTATCCTGTCCGATGTCAGATTACCTGAGGGCAATGGTATCGCCCTACTTTCCAAAATAAAAAAGCAATTCCCGGGGACACAGGTCATATTAATGACCGGTTATGCAGAGGTAAAAACAGCAGTGGAGGCAATGAAAAAGGGAGCGTTCGATTACATTTCCAAGCCCTTTACCCCAGAAAGTATGTTATTGGCCATTACTAATGCACTAGGTAAGGAATCTCAGGGAAAAACACTGCCCCCAAAAAAGGAAACTGCCATGGCGCAACCTTCAGGGAAAGGGAATTATGACGCTGTTTTTGGCAGCAGTGAGGCTTCCAAAAAATGGAAACAGTACATGGATTTGGTAGCCCCTACGGATATGTCCGTTTTGATTACCGGAGAGAGCGGGACAGGAAAGGAAGTTACGGCGAAGGCCATTCACCGTGGCAGTAGGCGAAAGCGCGAAAACTTTGTTGCCGTGGATTGTGGCGCCATTCCAAAAGAAATTGCAACCAGTGAGTTTTTTGGACATGTCAAGGGAAGTTTCACGGGTGCCGTTGCCGATAAAGCAGGGCATTTTGAAACCGCAAACGGCGGTACGCTTTTCTTGGATGAAATAGGAAACCTTTCCTACGAAAACCAAGTGTTACTGCTTAGGGCACTACAGGAACGAAAGATAAAGCGCGTGGGTAGCTCACAAGAGATTTTGATAGATGTACGAATCATAACCGCAACAAATGAAAGTTTATTGGATAGGGTTGCAGAAGGAAGTTTTAGGGAAGATCTATACCATCGTTTGAATGAGTTTTCCATAGAAATCCCTTCCCTAAAGGATCGTGCTGAAGATCTAGTGCTCTTTGTCAATTATTTTTTGGACAGGGCAAACGAAGAACTCGATAAGAAAGTGACGTGTTTTTCAGAAGATGTGATGCAGATGTTCCATAGGTATGCGTGGCCGGGTAACCTGAGGGAGCTAAAAAATGTCATAAAACGTGCCGTTCTTTTTACCAAAGGGGATACCATTGAATTAAGCGCAATAGCAAATACATTACATGAAAGGACTGGCTTGGACTATGAATCCAAATTCTCAAAATCCAGTTACGAGAGGGAAAAAATCCTCAGTGCCCTAAAACAGACCAATTTTAACAAGAGCAAAGCAGCCAAGCTATTGCAGATGACAAGAAAGACCCTTTATAATAAAATCGACAAGTATCAATTGGAAGTGTGA